A stretch of the bacterium genome encodes the following:
- a CDS encoding polysaccharide deacetylase family protein yields MKRTLGQIFMYVVAAIFLGYHLMPVFSFARGQVAQLLASNKKQQEIADNAICTPADSQYLVLTEASPLQPLYREISYVDPATQPLEGENLITDPSFATRGVSWQKNTFGENNAQFEIVGGYDDAYAARIIMWNRKSGDGKWLSNAVAVKPAERVIVEHWYKSDTYSDVIADITQSDGGHVYIQLGKGEPTNGKWLKLRYEIVIPIHAEQIAVGHALTENGTLDVDNWRLVKTELPQLERGLVSLTFDDGWESIYTNGLPLFSKYNVKTTQYVVSGAIGDKAYLKSDQLKKFAEAGHDIGSHSAQHEDLSTIGEDGVRSSLASSRDVLNDYYGMSVFDFAAPYGRTNARSEALIKSCYRSHRGTDTGYNTAQFDRYNLKVMNVELTTKPEEIAAAVRFAKENKLWLILVYHEVSDQSESAYAANLKDLERTLQILNEEQIPVVTISEGLRETMPQVEAQFTKR; encoded by the coding sequence ATGAAACGTACGCTTGGCCAGATATTTATGTATGTGGTGGCGGCAATATTTCTTGGGTATCACCTGATGCCTGTATTCTCGTTTGCTCGCGGTCAAGTAGCGCAACTGCTTGCTTCAAATAAGAAGCAGCAAGAGATTGCTGATAATGCTATCTGTACTCCAGCCGATTCGCAGTATCTCGTGCTCACCGAAGCGAGCCCATTGCAGCCACTGTACCGAGAAATCAGCTATGTAGATCCAGCCACGCAGCCCCTCGAGGGAGAAAATCTTATCACTGATCCGTCATTCGCAACTCGTGGTGTATCATGGCAAAAAAATACTTTCGGAGAAAACAATGCACAATTCGAAATTGTTGGAGGATATGATGATGCCTATGCTGCACGCATAATAATGTGGAACCGCAAGAGTGGTGACGGGAAGTGGCTTAGCAATGCTGTGGCTGTGAAGCCTGCCGAACGGGTCATCGTTGAGCACTGGTATAAGAGTGACACATATAGTGATGTAATTGCCGATATCACGCAGAGCGATGGCGGCCATGTGTACATCCAGCTAGGTAAAGGTGAGCCTACAAATGGGAAGTGGCTCAAATTGCGATATGAAATTGTAATCCCCATACATGCTGAGCAAATCGCGGTAGGCCACGCATTGACCGAGAATGGCACGCTTGACGTGGATAATTGGAGGCTCGTAAAGACTGAACTGCCACAGCTGGAGCGTGGGTTAGTGAGCCTGACCTTCGATGACGGTTGGGAGTCAATATATACAAACGGTCTGCCGTTATTCTCTAAGTACAACGTGAAAACTACTCAGTATGTCGTGAGTGGTGCGATCGGAGATAAGGCCTATCTCAAGTCGGATCAACTGAAGAAATTTGCTGAAGCCGGACATGATATTGGTTCACATAGTGCGCAGCATGAAGATCTGTCGACGATAGGCGAAGATGGAGTGAGAAGCTCTCTCGCGTCAAGTCGTGACGTCCTCAATGATTATTATGGCATGAGTGTGTTCGATTTTGCTGCTCCATATGGACGGACAAACGCACGGTCTGAGGCCCTCATAAAGAGCTGTTATCGCAGTCATCGAGGTACTGATACGGGGTATAATACAGCGCAATTTGATCGATACAATCTCAAGGTTATGAATGTGGAGCTCACTACGAAGCCGGAAGAGATAGCTGCAGCCGTGCGATTTGCCAAGGAAAACAAGCTATGGCTTATTCTGGTATATCACGAAGTGAGTGATCAAAGCGAAAGTGCTTATGCTGCTAATCTTAAGGATCTGGAGCGTACATTGCAGATCCTTAATGAAGAGCAGATTCCGGTTGTAACGATTTCAGAAGGTCTTCGTGAAACAATGCCGCAGGTTGAAGCCCAGTTTACAAAGCGCTAG
- a CDS encoding DUF3048 domain-containing protein: MARQKFHTKHQVHLDTASNETASRVPNPMKISATYAKPWYKTRRGIIGIISATVILLGGGVGAWYVLAQKKPTDITTSQPTASPSPEPTPILKEAPLTGTLIDPALITRPVIGVVIENLDPNARPQSGLSQAGVVYEALAEGGITRYVAFYQTDLPTDIGPVRSLRPVFYQMGMEYGAPVAHVGGSTDGLALARSGSGFKDLDQFFNANYFRRINTRYAPHNVYIYGESLTKLVADKGWATPPTFTPWKRKDDAPSNQANATKIVADFSSPGYIATFQYDSSSNSYVRSIGGVPDLDAANSKKQINPKTVIIIYAQTSYGTQPNGKPKTDIDLIGTGKAVLFQDGTATECRWQKTSDAGRLTLLDTSGQELSLNRGQSWVSILPTGRAASWQ; encoded by the coding sequence ATGGCAAGACAAAAATTTCACACCAAACACCAAGTACATCTCGATACCGCATCGAACGAGACTGCTTCAAGGGTGCCCAACCCAATGAAGATATCGGCTACCTATGCAAAACCTTGGTACAAGACTCGACGAGGCATTATCGGCATTATCAGTGCCACCGTTATTCTACTCGGCGGTGGCGTTGGTGCTTGGTATGTTTTAGCGCAAAAAAAACCAACCGACATTACGACCAGCCAACCAACCGCTTCGCCATCCCCTGAGCCAACCCCAATCCTCAAAGAGGCTCCACTTACTGGCACGCTCATCGATCCAGCTTTGATTACCAGGCCGGTCATAGGAGTCGTTATCGAAAATCTTGACCCAAATGCTCGGCCACAATCGGGCTTAAGCCAAGCCGGAGTGGTGTATGAGGCGCTTGCGGAGGGGGGCATTACGCGATATGTGGCATTCTACCAGACAGATCTACCGACCGATATTGGACCCGTTCGAAGCCTCCGCCCCGTGTTTTATCAGATGGGGATGGAATATGGTGCTCCTGTCGCACACGTAGGCGGCAGCACTGACGGCCTCGCACTAGCACGTAGCGGAAGCGGATTCAAAGACCTCGATCAGTTCTTCAATGCAAATTATTTCCGTCGTATCAACACGCGTTACGCACCACATAACGTCTATATATATGGCGAATCGCTCACCAAGCTCGTAGCTGACAAGGGCTGGGCTACACCGCCGACATTCACCCCCTGGAAACGCAAGGATGATGCCCCCTCCAACCAAGCAAATGCCACCAAGATTGTGGCCGACTTCTCAAGCCCGGGGTACATCGCAACGTTCCAATATGATTCCAGCTCAAATAGCTATGTGCGCTCAATAGGCGGCGTACCAGACCTAGATGCTGCAAACAGCAAAAAACAGATAAACCCCAAAACTGTAATCATTATCTATGCCCAAACTAGCTATGGCACACAACCCAATGGTAAGCCAAAAACTGACATCGACCTCATTGGTACTGGTAAAGCTGTCCTCTTCCAGGACGGAACAGCCACCGAATGTCGTTGGCAAAAAACATCTGATGCCGGTCGCTTAACACTCCTCGATACAAGCGGCCAAGAGCTCAGCCTCAATCGTGGTCAAAGTTGGGTCAGCATCCTCCCCACTGGGCGGGCAGCTAGCTGGCAATAA
- a CDS encoding carboxypeptidase regulatory-like domain-containing protein → MATRARHSAGYTIIEALIGITILTMVTLALFAVMTANLTTLFQSRARGIALAIAQEKLENLKNLPYDSLATQSGTIYPAGTIPDNETIIRNGLTFKVHTDIRYVDNSYDGNVTGTVQGKPTDLYSYDYKKVTIQVSTPTGSAQLAELSSDIAAKAAETAGNTGVLLIKAINASGNPVEGATVQITNTNPNPDVAITTTTDIQGQVIIPKLPPDTNPGYHVTVSKAGYSSDQTFAIDAQHPTPANPDFAMLAQQITTKTFTIDQLANLSLNIIDQAGNPLISQSVSTHGQKITNNTPVVYKISQTISTDSQGVVQFNLIDWDSYTLSIPGYTILSTSPLAPITVAPNTLVTASVIAATSPTLFPIITSVTPANSAPSANVTIDVTGSNFNDSSTIILRKSGEPDRSATSVTYTGPDTLSGIFDLSSANGSYDLLITTSGRTTTQKNAVVVSP, encoded by the coding sequence ATGGCAACCCGTGCGCGCCACTCTGCTGGCTACACCATCATTGAAGCCTTGATAGGAATCACAATTCTGACCATGGTGACCCTTGCTCTATTTGCAGTCATGACCGCAAATCTCACCACCTTGTTTCAAAGTCGCGCGCGCGGTATCGCGCTCGCCATCGCTCAGGAAAAGCTTGAAAATCTAAAAAATCTTCCATACGATTCGCTCGCCACGCAATCCGGCACGATCTATCCAGCCGGAACTATCCCTGACAACGAAACGATTATTCGCAACGGACTGACATTTAAGGTACATACGGATATTCGTTACGTCGATAACAGCTACGATGGAAATGTCACCGGTACAGTTCAAGGCAAGCCTACCGATCTTTATTCATACGACTATAAAAAAGTGACTATCCAGGTCAGCACACCCACTGGCTCTGCGCAACTTGCAGAATTATCTTCGGATATCGCCGCCAAGGCTGCAGAAACTGCTGGGAATACTGGGGTTTTATTAATTAAGGCAATCAATGCGTCCGGTAATCCAGTAGAAGGAGCCACGGTACAGATCACCAATACCAACCCTAATCCAGATGTCGCAATTACTACCACTACCGATATCCAAGGCCAGGTCATCATCCCAAAGCTACCACCAGACACAAACCCCGGCTATCACGTCACGGTATCAAAGGCAGGTTATAGTAGCGACCAAACATTCGCCATCGACGCCCAGCACCCTACTCCCGCAAACCCTGACTTTGCTATGCTCGCACAGCAAATCACAACCAAAACGTTTACCATAGACCAGTTAGCTAACCTTTCTCTCAATATAATCGATCAAGCAGGCAATCCGCTCATTAGTCAAAGCGTATCAACCCACGGCCAGAAAATAACCAATAATACGCCGGTTGTATACAAAATTTCGCAAACCATCAGTACCGATTCACAAGGAGTGGTCCAGTTTAATCTGATTGACTGGGACAGTTACACCCTATCGATCCCGGGATACACGATCTTGAGTACAAGCCCTTTGGCTCCAATTACAGTAGCTCCCAACACTCTCGTCACCGCCTCGGTCATAGCTGCGACATCACCGACACTATTCCCCATCATTACTTCTGTCACGCCGGCGAACAGCGCACCAAGCGCCAATGTAACGATCGACGTAACAGGTTCAAATTTTAACGACTCATCAACAATAATTCTGAGAAAATCAGGTGAGCCAGATCGGTCGGCCACAAGCGTGACATATACCGGTCCCGACACGCTGAGCGGAATCTTTGACCTTTCATCTGCCAATGGAAGTTACGACCTACTGATTACTACCAGTGGTCGGACAACGACACAAAAAAATGCCGTGGTGGTTTCACCATGA
- a CDS encoding ribonucleotide-diphosphate reductase subunit beta — MSIIKTTTRPDINQRRIINGSDADVIQLHPMKHTFAWEAYNAGNANHWLPTEITMISDIEQLRAGRLTEDELKALKTVLGFFTTADSIAANNIVLALYKHISSPECRMYLLRQGYEEAIHTHAYQYIVESLGLDGGEIFNMYREVDAIYSKAEFILGFNEGIFDPEFKTGTFENDQKFLENLCVFSLILEGIFFYSSFAVMFGFQRQNKMIGAAEQIQYIMRDETQHLNFGIKMINTIKEEQPELWTPEFQQRIIDLVRKATELEYTFATEVFPRGIFGMNADGFKQYIEHIADRRLQRVGLPIQFKSENPFPWMSEAIDLTKEKNFFETRVTEYQTGGTLNWD, encoded by the coding sequence ATGAGTATCATAAAGACCACCACCCGTCCGGACATTAACCAGCGCCGTATCATCAATGGATCTGATGCCGATGTCATCCAGCTACACCCGATGAAACACACATTTGCCTGGGAGGCCTACAACGCCGGCAACGCGAACCACTGGCTCCCAACAGAGATCACGATGATAAGCGATATTGAGCAACTCCGTGCTGGTCGCTTAACCGAAGATGAGCTCAAAGCCCTCAAGACAGTACTGGGCTTCTTTACAACGGCTGATTCGATCGCAGCAAACAATATTGTACTTGCACTCTACAAGCATATATCGAGCCCCGAATGTCGTATGTACCTCTTGCGACAAGGCTACGAGGAGGCCATTCACACACATGCCTACCAATACATCGTCGAGTCTCTCGGGCTCGACGGCGGCGAGATCTTTAACATGTATCGTGAAGTAGACGCCATCTACTCAAAGGCTGAGTTTATTCTCGGCTTCAATGAAGGTATTTTTGACCCGGAATTTAAAACTGGGACTTTTGAAAACGATCAAAAATTTCTCGAAAATCTCTGTGTCTTCTCGTTAATCCTTGAGGGCATATTCTTCTACAGCTCTTTTGCGGTCATGTTTGGTTTCCAGCGTCAAAATAAAATGATAGGTGCAGCCGAGCAAATCCAGTACATCATGCGCGATGAGACTCAGCACCTCAACTTCGGTATCAAGATGATCAATACCATCAAGGAAGAGCAGCCCGAGCTATGGACGCCAGAGTTCCAGCAACGCATCATTGACTTAGTGCGCAAGGCAACCGAGCTCGAATACACCTTCGCGACCGAGGTCTTTCCTCGCGGTATCTTTGGCATGAATGCAGACGGCTTCAAGCAATATATCGAGCACATCGCCGACCGTCGACTTCAGCGTGTGGGACTCCCGATTCAGTTCAAGTCAGAAAATCCCTTCCCATGGATGAGTGAAGCAATCGACCTAACAAAAGAAAAGAACTTCTTTGAAACACGTGTCACCGAGTACCAAACTGGCGGTACACTCAACTGGGATTAG
- a CDS encoding glutamate--tRNA ligase yields MSKHPVRVRFCPSPTGFLHIGGVRTALFNFLFAKRHNGTFILRLEDTDRERFVEAGVGQIVEVLDWLGLRPDEGYWAGEHTGDVGPYIQSERLPKYGEVVQQLVDAGLAYKSIIAPDEFIVLRDAAIAEKRPFVYRRSMEPANGRAGDSGALPIRLDIEAVGKHLGIHEVSWQDEVRGQGSAALSVVDDFILMKADGFPTYNFANIVDDHHMQISHVMRGDEFISSMPKHALLYDALGYDRPVWAHLPVILGNDGSKLSKRHGDTDALQYREKGYLPEALLNFLALLGWNDGTEQEVFTLEEMIEKFSLDRIQKSPAKFDMERLNWLNGVYIREKLTEDEYVKRAERELHAAGVKVGDNLREVVLLERDRIKSFAELPDVVGFFFSQPRPKQSAELATKKLAVDTVKSYIELAIAALAECDDTELAIEQALRDVVGREGIKVGDFFSTIRIGITGRTAAPGLFETIHTLTIKESLVRLRKLNAVL; encoded by the coding sequence ATGAGTAAGCATCCAGTACGTGTCCGTTTTTGCCCGTCACCGACGGGGTTTTTGCATATTGGTGGAGTGCGTACCGCATTATTTAATTTTCTTTTTGCGAAGCGACACAATGGTACATTTATCTTGCGGCTCGAAGATACTGATCGAGAGCGGTTCGTGGAAGCTGGCGTCGGGCAGATAGTCGAGGTTCTCGATTGGCTTGGACTGCGGCCTGATGAAGGCTATTGGGCCGGGGAGCACACTGGTGACGTCGGTCCCTATATCCAGTCAGAACGATTGCCAAAGTATGGTGAGGTTGTGCAACAGCTAGTCGATGCTGGCCTGGCATACAAAAGCATAATTGCACCTGATGAATTTATCGTCTTGCGTGATGCGGCAATCGCCGAGAAACGACCTTTTGTCTATCGACGCTCTATGGAACCAGCGAACGGTCGGGCAGGAGATTCGGGTGCGCTACCAATTCGTTTGGATATTGAGGCGGTTGGGAAGCACTTGGGTATTCATGAGGTATCATGGCAGGACGAGGTGCGGGGTCAGGGATCGGCTGCACTGTCGGTTGTTGATGACTTTATTCTTATGAAGGCTGATGGGTTTCCGACGTACAATTTTGCAAATATTGTTGATGATCATCATATGCAGATCTCCCATGTCATGCGCGGCGATGAATTTATTAGTTCGATGCCCAAGCATGCCTTGCTCTATGATGCCTTGGGTTACGATCGACCTGTTTGGGCGCATCTGCCGGTTATTCTTGGAAATGATGGGTCAAAGTTGTCTAAGCGTCATGGTGATACTGATGCTCTTCAATATCGCGAGAAGGGCTATCTTCCCGAGGCATTATTGAATTTTCTCGCGTTGCTCGGATGGAATGATGGTACTGAGCAAGAGGTATTCACGCTCGAAGAAATGATCGAGAAGTTCTCATTGGATAGAATCCAGAAGAGCCCGGCGAAGTTTGATATGGAGCGCTTGAATTGGCTGAATGGCGTGTATATCCGTGAGAAACTTACGGAGGATGAATATGTAAAAAGAGCTGAGAGAGAATTGCATGCGGCGGGGGTCAAGGTGGGGGATAATTTGCGCGAGGTTGTGCTCCTTGAGCGGGATCGTATCAAGTCTTTTGCGGAGCTACCCGATGTAGTTGGCTTTTTCTTCAGTCAGCCAAGACCGAAGCAGTCAGCAGAGTTGGCGACCAAGAAGCTGGCAGTAGATACGGTCAAAAGTTATATCGAGCTTGCGATTGCTGCGTTAGCAGAGTGTGATGATACTGAATTAGCGATAGAGCAGGCCTTGCGTGATGTGGTTGGGCGTGAGGGTATTAAAGTCGGTGATTTCTTCTCGACGATTCGTATTGGGATTACCGGTAGAACAGCTGCGCCGGGCTTATTTGAAACTATTCATACGTTGACGATTAAGGAGTCACTTGTTCGTCTGCGTAAACTCAACGCTGTACTTTAA
- a CDS encoding glycoside hydrolase family 6 protein, which translates to MQYSRYKLPVITLTAIFVYISGALLAPFSIPAQLVSRISARPDNNTPQQNQPRADQATPPLSPQASSSASPTASSTAAQASGLPKSGNPFIGEKLYVSPYSPAARQRQAWAGSRPSDAALMNKIASNPVAIWLGDWTTNPNGTTRSFINEIRSGGALPVFVLYNIPIRDCGSYSAGGASSAQSYQQWIHDIQAASANTKSIFLLEPDALAGWDCLSPAQKTERINLLRYAVDTLTSSPNHYVYLDAGNARWHTAAEVANRLKQVGTQRLSGISINISNFLTTEESRSYGQQISQLSGGLGFVIDTSRNGRGPTADLDWCNPPDRGLGETPKAMTTDSLHALLWIKYPGESDGSCKGAPTAGEWWPEYALGLAARASF; encoded by the coding sequence ATGCAATACAGCCGTTACAAATTACCTGTTATTACACTAACTGCTATATTTGTCTATATATCTGGAGCGTTACTGGCTCCTTTTTCTATTCCCGCCCAGCTCGTATCGAGGATTAGCGCCAGGCCAGATAACAACACCCCTCAGCAAAATCAACCCCGGGCAGATCAGGCTACCCCGCCACTTTCCCCACAGGCATCTTCCTCTGCTAGCCCCACGGCTTCTTCCACTGCAGCCCAAGCTTCAGGCCTACCAAAATCTGGCAATCCATTCATAGGGGAAAAACTGTACGTCAGCCCGTACAGTCCAGCTGCACGACAGCGGCAAGCCTGGGCTGGCTCTAGGCCAAGCGATGCAGCGCTTATGAACAAAATAGCAAGCAACCCTGTCGCGATCTGGCTCGGCGACTGGACGACGAACCCAAATGGCACCACGCGCTCGTTCATTAATGAAATACGCTCCGGAGGTGCCCTGCCCGTCTTTGTGTTATACAACATCCCAATCAGAGATTGCGGCAGCTATTCTGCCGGTGGTGCCTCCTCGGCGCAATCATATCAACAGTGGATACACGATATTCAAGCCGCCAGCGCTAATACAAAATCGATCTTTCTCCTTGAGCCAGATGCTCTGGCAGGGTGGGATTGCCTATCACCAGCCCAAAAAACAGAGCGAATCAATCTCTTACGATATGCCGTAGATACCCTCACAAGCAGCCCCAATCACTACGTGTACCTGGATGCAGGAAATGCCCGATGGCACACGGCAGCCGAAGTAGCCAATCGCTTAAAACAGGTCGGCACGCAACGACTAAGCGGCATCAGCATCAACATTTCCAACTTCCTCACTACTGAAGAAAGTCGCTCGTACGGACAACAAATCAGTCAGCTCAGTGGTGGGCTTGGTTTTGTCATCGATACGAGCCGCAATGGTCGTGGTCCTACCGCCGACCTAGACTGGTGCAATCCGCCCGACCGCGGACTCGGTGAAACACCAAAGGCCATGACCACAGACAGCCTCCATGCTCTCTTGTGGATCAAATACCCCGGAGAGTCAGATGGGTCGTGCAAAGGTGCTCCTACCGCTGGTGAGTGGTGGCCCGAATATGCTCTTGGGCTGGCAGCTCGAGCGAGCTTCTAA
- a CDS encoding glycosyltransferase family 2 protein: MMKQIFVAQTITPIDGTELTLPITYKPKQVLALLIPGHNEELVIQHTIKSAIQSGMPAKHIYVVNDASTDNTVKLAEELIGKKNVLTVKRSGKAGAILKAIKAFKIERTYQWLHIADADSTFENNYFDDFRKNLDSDKYVAAAGYVKSLDGGWISRYRAYEYAFGQEIMRRVQHMLGVIPVIPGPTSCFRTDILKHLDFTTGNITEDFDITLQIHRNRLGKIAYISTARALTQDPKNYRDYVKQITRWYRGFWRGIIDRKVGLRAQRIDFYLGYQILEMFLYYFNVLVLLPLLLIRGGAAQAIALTFLIDAGLFFASTVMGAVVHKRFKVLTAFPLFYILRVTNMFVYLKAFVEVVILRRHRGHSKGWSVSGRRYKIAEAA; this comes from the coding sequence ATGATGAAACAGATTTTTGTAGCCCAGACTATAACGCCGATTGACGGCACAGAGCTAACCCTGCCTATTACATATAAGCCGAAGCAGGTGCTGGCATTATTGATCCCAGGTCACAACGAGGAGCTGGTGATTCAGCATACCATCAAATCCGCTATACAATCAGGTATGCCCGCTAAGCACATATATGTTGTCAACGATGCCTCGACTGACAACACCGTCAAGCTTGCAGAAGAACTTATTGGTAAAAAGAATGTATTGACCGTCAAGCGTTCAGGAAAAGCTGGTGCTATTCTCAAGGCGATCAAGGCTTTTAAGATTGAGCGTACATATCAGTGGCTCCATATCGCCGATGCTGATTCGACGTTTGAAAATAATTACTTCGATGATTTTCGTAAGAATCTCGATAGCGATAAATATGTCGCTGCAGCAGGCTATGTGAAGTCGTTAGATGGGGGTTGGATATCACGATATCGCGCCTATGAGTATGCATTTGGGCAAGAGATTATGCGTCGCGTGCAGCATATGCTCGGAGTTATTCCGGTGATACCAGGTCCGACGAGCTGTTTTCGTACCGATATCTTAAAGCATCTTGATTTTACGACTGGTAACATCACTGAAGACTTTGATATTACTTTGCAGATTCATCGAAATAGGCTTGGTAAGATCGCCTATATCTCAACGGCTCGCGCTCTAACTCAAGATCCAAAGAACTACCGTGATTACGTAAAGCAAATTACACGGTGGTATCGTGGATTTTGGCGAGGCATTATCGATCGTAAGGTTGGTTTGCGTGCCCAAAGAATCGATTTTTATCTTGGCTATCAGATACTTGAGATGTTTCTGTATTACTTCAATGTTCTCGTCTTGCTGCCATTATTACTGATCCGTGGTGGCGCTGCTCAGGCGATTGCGCTGACATTTCTGATAGACGCTGGTCTGTTCTTCGCAAGTACCGTGATGGGCGCAGTTGTGCATAAGCGTTTCAAGGTACTTACTGCATTCCCACTCTTCTATATCTTGAGAGTTACGAATATGTTTGTATATCTGAAAGCGTTTGTTGAAGTAGTCATTCTCCGTCGTCATCGTGGGCACTCTAAGGGATGGAGTGTCTCTGGTCGCCGATATAAAATCGCGGAGGCCGCGTAA
- a CDS encoding prepilin-type N-terminal cleavage/methylation domain-containing protein, whose protein sequence is MKKRGYTLIELLVVTPILVIASFIAFIIILRGWQAYQLSVAQADASYILTNSLDRVSRVLRSTNTIIAATDNDLTVESYFSPRDSVPDHARYYLQNGKLLVDVTPASGTAPNFTYNPADTRTITITSTTNIDGQPLFKYYDQNGASLSSPYTLTAITKIEITLSVNPKPSVLKTNQVTSTQVQLRNRKTNL, encoded by the coding sequence ATGAAAAAACGTGGCTATACGCTTATCGAATTGCTTGTCGTTACGCCAATACTGGTCATTGCCAGCTTTATTGCATTTATTATCATCTTGCGTGGCTGGCAAGCCTACCAACTGAGCGTAGCGCAAGCTGATGCAAGTTATATTTTAACGAATTCTCTAGACCGCGTTAGTCGTGTCCTCAGATCTACCAATACCATTATCGCCGCCACCGATAATGATCTCACCGTCGAATCATATTTTAGTCCGCGTGATAGCGTTCCTGATCACGCTCGATACTATCTACAGAATGGCAAGCTACTAGTTGATGTTACTCCAGCCAGTGGTACGGCCCCAAATTTCACATATAATCCTGCTGACACCCGTACGATCACCATTACCAGTACCACAAACATCGACGGACAACCACTCTTTAAGTATTATGACCAAAATGGCGCGTCGCTTTCATCCCCATACACCCTCACTGCAATTACCAAAATCGAGATTACTCTATCGGTCAACCCTAAGCCGTCAGTCCTGAAGACTAATCAAGTAACGAGCACACAGGTGCAGCTTCGAAACAGAAAGACTAACTTATGA